The proteins below are encoded in one region of Anaerolineae bacterium:
- a CDS encoding sulfotransferase gives MKVPLKTLRWEARRWIAGLRWGFGYQASLPAVVGNAMPKSGSHLIIQVLQGLTSIAPFVNPGFPPLTRAEDNRKLDDAETVRNLQRLRAGDIAYGYLQARDPFLSLLTQPKYATIFVYRDPRDMLVSHVFYATQIHRGHGMHAYYTQRLQDMEQRLNAAIYGVDEPDARLSGVRQKYLDYLGWLETPGVLCVRFEDLILNRRQALSRILAYLEERGFECRVPQERALTALEQAIVPRRSGTFRKAQPGNWREYFSEANKNAFKNVAGDLLIRLGYEKDQDW, from the coding sequence ATGAAAGTGCCTCTGAAAACTTTGCGCTGGGAGGCGCGCCGCTGGATTGCCGGCTTGCGTTGGGGTTTCGGTTACCAGGCAAGCCTGCCGGCTGTGGTCGGCAACGCCATGCCCAAATCGGGCTCTCACCTGATCATTCAGGTCCTGCAAGGTTTGACTTCCATTGCGCCCTTTGTCAACCCTGGATTTCCCCCGCTTACTCGCGCTGAGGACAACCGCAAGCTGGATGACGCCGAAACCGTGCGCAATCTGCAGCGCTTGCGGGCTGGCGATATTGCCTATGGGTATCTGCAGGCCCGCGATCCATTTCTTTCGCTCCTGACTCAGCCGAAATATGCCACCATTTTTGTCTATCGCGACCCGCGCGACATGCTGGTTTCGCATGTCTTTTACGCCACCCAGATCCACCGCGGGCACGGCATGCACGCATACTATACTCAACGCTTGCAGGATATGGAGCAGCGTTTGAATGCCGCCATTTATGGTGTAGATGAACCGGATGCCCGCTTATCGGGTGTGCGCCAGAAATATCTGGATTATCTCGGCTGGCTGGAGACGCCAGGGGTGCTCTGTGTGCGCTTCGAGGATTTGATACTCAATCGGCGCCAGGCTCTCTCACGGATTTTGGCTTATCTGGAAGAGCGAGGGTTTGAGTGCCGTGTCCCTCAGGAACGAGCCCTGACGGCGTTGGAACAGGCGATTGTTCCCAGGCGGTCGGGCACGTTTCGCAAAGCCCAACCGGGCAACTGGCGCGAATACTTCAGCGAGGCAAACAAAAACGCCTTCAAAAATGTTGCTGGCGATCTTTTGATTCGCCTGGGGTATGAGAAGGATCAGGATTGGTAA